A stretch of the Pirellulales bacterium genome encodes the following:
- a CDS encoding PEP-CTERM sorting domain-containing protein (PEP-CTERM proteins occur, often in large numbers, in the proteomes of bacteria that also encode an exosortase, a predicted intramembrane cysteine proteinase. The presence of a PEP-CTERM domain at a protein's C-terminus predicts cleavage within the sorting domain, followed by covalent anchoring to some some component of the (usually Gram-negative) cell surface. Many PEP-CTERM proteins exhibit an unusual sequence composition that includes large numbers of potential glycosylation sites. Expression of one such protein has been shown restore the ability of a bacterium to form floc, a type of biofilm.) has product MSLQPSHRGRYSAAFLLVCYALVPLRSIAAPTYFVVGEPLGSQSHFDSYLLPLEAPTDIAAARDMIASGEHKIVFARIAPGSDGVNRNQYPPEQMWSWHVTEFLGFGDLGIEIYDGWPTYVESDVPGWMANTGGVVGFWSYTIISEVLPVPEPATLLLLLTGAVVAAGWWHWATRS; this is encoded by the coding sequence ATGTCGCTCCAACCATCTCATCGCGGCAGATATAGCGCCGCTTTTTTGCTGGTTTGCTATGCGCTAGTTCCATTGCGCTCCATTGCTGCGCCAACGTATTTTGTTGTTGGCGAGCCGCTGGGTTCGCAGAGCCACTTCGATTCCTACCTATTGCCGCTCGAAGCGCCCACAGACATCGCTGCCGCGCGCGACATGATAGCGAGCGGCGAGCACAAGATTGTCTTCGCGCGGATCGCCCCCGGTTCGGATGGCGTCAACCGCAACCAATATCCGCCCGAACAAATGTGGTCGTGGCACGTGACCGAGTTTCTGGGATTCGGCGACCTGGGCATCGAGATATACGACGGTTGGCCAACGTACGTCGAATCCGACGTGCCGGGTTGGATGGCTAATACGGGCGGTGTGGTTGGCTTCTGGAGCTACACCATCATTAGCGAGGTGCTCCCCGTGCCAGAACCGGCGACACTCCTATTGCTGCTCACCGGCGCCGTGGTCGCTGCTGGTTGGTGGCACTGGGCAACACGTTCATAG
- a CDS encoding PQQ-like beta-propeller repeat protein: MSTHDGSGVASETSAPRRTGVRWWPAVLIVAVAAALAAVQWNRYADVQQYRVLWVLSIAGATVILLAAWGALFSRLPAKARAAIAVTFLSVVALGAATLRIDGVTGDLRPILKWRFAAPETIATSGKNVEIQLAGTPRDFPQFLGPNRNSTLPDIRLDADWQARPPKLLWRRPVGESWASFAIVGDYAITQEQAGQDEQIVCYEAATGKPVWRYSYPAEFRTVIAGTGPRTTPTVVDGRVYAMGATGILTCLDGNTGSKIWSRDTLADAGAENREWGVSCSPLVTGELVVVSVGGPNEAALAAYQCQTGERAWHAGKDYAGYSSPVLATLCGVSQILIVSARSATSHDPTTGQVLWEREWGSGNANCVNAIPIGDNRVFLSSGYGFGCVLLELTKHGDALGVEEVWPHNRNMKCKISNPVVHGEHLYGLDEGVLACLDLQTGKRLWRAGRYGHGQLLLVGDLILVQAESGEVLLVRPNPKKLEEVATLPALNDKTWNVPSLAGNLLLVRNEQEAAAFELPLAH; this comes from the coding sequence ATGAGCACGCACGACGGATCGGGTGTCGCGTCAGAAACATCCGCGCCACGGCGCACTGGAGTGCGCTGGTGGCCGGCGGTATTGATCGTCGCGGTTGCCGCCGCGTTAGCCGCGGTGCAGTGGAACCGCTACGCCGACGTGCAGCAGTATCGCGTTCTGTGGGTGCTTTCGATCGCGGGGGCGACGGTCATTCTGCTGGCCGCCTGGGGGGCGCTGTTTTCGCGTCTGCCGGCCAAGGCGCGCGCGGCGATTGCGGTGACGTTTCTTTCCGTGGTGGCGCTCGGCGCCGCCACGCTGCGCATCGATGGTGTGACGGGCGATTTGCGGCCGATTCTGAAATGGCGTTTTGCCGCTCCGGAGACGATCGCCACATCGGGCAAAAATGTGGAGATTCAACTGGCCGGTACGCCACGCGACTTTCCACAATTCCTGGGACCCAATCGCAATTCGACTTTGCCAGACATCCGGCTCGACGCCGATTGGCAAGCACGGCCCCCCAAGCTGCTTTGGCGCCGCCCGGTGGGTGAATCGTGGGCTTCGTTCGCCATTGTCGGTGATTACGCCATTACCCAAGAACAGGCCGGGCAAGACGAGCAAATCGTTTGCTACGAGGCCGCCACTGGAAAGCCCGTGTGGCGGTATAGCTACCCAGCCGAGTTTCGCACCGTGATTGCCGGCACGGGGCCGAGAACCACACCGACCGTGGTGGATGGTCGCGTCTATGCCATGGGAGCAACCGGCATTTTGACCTGCCTCGATGGCAACACCGGCTCAAAAATCTGGTCGCGCGACACGTTGGCTGACGCCGGCGCGGAGAATCGCGAATGGGGCGTTTCGTGTTCTCCTTTGGTCACCGGCGAACTGGTGGTGGTGAGCGTCGGCGGACCGAACGAGGCGGCGCTGGCGGCCTACCAATGCCAAACCGGTGAACGCGCCTGGCACGCGGGCAAGGATTATGCGGGCTATAGCTCGCCAGTGCTCGCCACTCTCTGCGGCGTGTCGCAAATCTTGATCGTCAGCGCTCGCAGCGCCACGAGCCACGACCCCACAACAGGCCAAGTGCTCTGGGAGCGCGAATGGGGTTCTGGCAACGCCAACTGCGTCAACGCGATCCCAATTGGCGACAACCGTGTTTTTTTGAGTAGCGGCTACGGATTTGGCTGTGTGCTGTTGGAATTGACCAAGCATGGCGATGCCCTCGGCGTGGAGGAAGTTTGGCCTCACAATCGCAATATGAAGTGCAAAATCAGTAACCCCGTCGTGCATGGCGAGCACTTGTACGGCCTCGATGAAGGGGTGCTGGCCTGCCTCGATTTGCAAACCGGCAAGCGGCTATGGCGAGCCGGCCGCTACGGACATGGGCAATTGCTCTTGGTCGGCGATTTGATTCTGGTGCAGGCAGAATCGGGCGAGGTGCTGCTTGTGCGGCCCAATCCCAAAAAGCTCGAAGAAGTGGCAACCTTGCCTGCGCTCAACGACAAGACGTGGAATGTCCCGTCGCTGGCGGGCAATCTGCTCTTGGTCCGCAACGAACAAGAGGCGGCGGCGTTTGAACTACCATTGGCGCATTAA
- a CDS encoding DUF1207 domain-containing protein, whose protein sequence is MHDFLRTSTIALRRCCAALAISVHLSGIAVAQIERLPDPATEMRPAVNEAWFTQQQWGDQIIHRGTAIDEVSPHNADAGRVQEVWRWHVLPAGMIYRAYLAGEKESRMAGYWNWEQDDGALWDITLGGRAALLRYGTFDPILPHGFEVQIEGAAFPRLDPDRNHDLTYADFRFGVPLVYSHGPWELKLAYYHLSSHVGDEQMIHNNSLFRVNYVRDAIVWGMAYRWTPDLRLYGETAWAFNADGGAKPWEFQFGAEFSPLTPTGIRPVPFWALNGHLRQEHNYSGNLVAQIGLQWRSAATGARLRTGFEYYNGKSRQWEIFNTFEQQAGIGLWYDF, encoded by the coding sequence ATGCACGATTTCTTGCGCACGAGCACCATTGCCTTACGCCGCTGCTGCGCGGCGCTGGCCATTAGCGTTCACCTTTCCGGCATCGCCGTGGCGCAGATCGAGCGGCTGCCCGACCCGGCCACCGAGATGCGACCCGCTGTGAACGAAGCCTGGTTCACCCAGCAACAATGGGGCGACCAAATCATTCACCGCGGCACGGCGATCGACGAGGTGTCGCCACACAATGCCGATGCCGGCCGCGTCCAGGAGGTGTGGCGCTGGCACGTATTGCCGGCGGGCATGATCTATCGAGCGTACCTGGCCGGCGAAAAAGAATCGCGGATGGCCGGCTATTGGAACTGGGAACAAGATGATGGCGCCTTGTGGGACATCACCTTGGGGGGACGCGCCGCGCTGTTGCGCTACGGCACCTTCGACCCCATTCTGCCACACGGTTTTGAAGTGCAGATCGAGGGCGCGGCGTTCCCGCGACTCGACCCCGATCGCAATCACGATTTGACCTATGCCGACTTTCGCTTTGGCGTGCCGTTGGTCTATAGCCACGGTCCATGGGAGTTGAAACTGGCCTATTACCATCTGAGTTCGCACGTCGGCGACGAGCAGATGATCCACAACAATTCGCTGTTCCGCGTCAACTATGTGCGCGACGCCATCGTTTGGGGGATGGCGTATCGCTGGACCCCCGATCTGCGACTGTATGGCGAAACTGCCTGGGCGTTCAACGCCGATGGCGGCGCCAAGCCGTGGGAGTTTCAGTTCGGCGCCGAATTCAGTCCGTTGACGCCGACAGGCATTCGGCCCGTGCCGTTCTGGGCGCTCAACGGCCACCTGCGGCAAGAGCACAACTACAGTGGCAACCTCGTAGCACAAATCGGCTTGCAGTGGCGCAGCGCGGCGACCGGCGCCCGGCTGCGCACCGGCTTCGAGTATTACAACGGCAAGAGCCGCCAATGGGAAATCTTCAATACGTTCGAACAACAGGCGGGGATCGGCCTGTGGTACGACTTTTGA
- a CDS encoding DEAD/DEAH box helicase: protein MLQAAVETPGLLPFDPLVRDWFARRFGQPTEPQRLGWAEIIAGRHTLIAAPTGSGKTLAAFLASIDQLIRASRRGVLPETTQVVYVSPLKALSNDIHRNLDVPLSGIRELAAQADEPLAEIRAAVRTGDTPSSERQKMLRRPPQILVTTPESLYLLLTSAKGREMLRDVRTVIVDEIHALARDKRGSHLTLSLERLEHWVGRPIQRIGLSATQRPMEDIARFLVGTRDVQAGIADCAIIDVGHVRELDLTVQAPPSELAAVCSHEQWDEIYAQLADLIASHRSTLVFVNTRRMAERVAHRLIQELGPDAVASHHGSLARETRLSAEERLKNGQLKAVVATASLELGIDVGFVDLVCQVGTPRSIATLLQRVGRSGHALGLVPKGRLLPLTRDELLECLALVRAVRRRQLDRIIIPRAPLDVLAQQIVAMTACDEWSETELLETVRRAAPYRDLTPAAFADVLNLLTNGISGARHGAYLHRDEINGTLKARRGARIAATSSGGTIPETGDFRVVTANDRTFVGTLNEDFALESLAGDIFLLGNQSWRILYVRGGEVTVEDAHGAPATVPFWLGEGPGRTNELSAEVVALRGEVAARVALAGGMEPDLSEAVEWLQTECCAPVEAAQQAARYVAAQQAALGVVPSQQQIVFERFFDESGGMQLVIHAPFGARVNRAWGLAMRKRFCRSFDFELQAAADDNAILLSIGPQHSFAIDALFGMLSPRNAEELLVQALLAAPMFQTRWRWNVTCALAVLRQRGGKKIPPFLQRFRSDDLLASVFPETVGCLENHSGDIEIPDHPLVRQTLNDCLHQAMDLDTWIGVLGSREQGGIEFIARDTREPSPFAHEILNANPYTFLDDAPLEERRVRALTLRRSLSFEALSDLGRLDPEAIDLVVAEAQPQVRDADELHDALLTLTALSIEDFRHWSGWFDRLVAAGRATLVERAGEGPLWVAAERWPAVSAIYRGAQARPSVSLPAHLDRAWERTEALSLLVRGHIQSSGPITVEALAARLGLSTAEVGAALEAQEGEGTVMRGHYRASAATTNDNTGAVEWCDRRLLARIHRLTLDGLRRQIQPVEAIDYLRFLAAHQGILGEQRPLGVGGLRSTIEQLQGYEMPAGVWETRALPARVSDYEPALLDQLAMSGILAWGRLRTPRRDPEDGPSSAGMTRAAGITLAQREDLAWLIPPDRASDMPLRGNAQTVLELLESRGALFYHELRSAADLLEAHLDDALQELAAAGLVSADTFGAVRWIATRDRASLDRKRRHARRRGALAASPATSGRWSRFPGVFKPPTEEERLNRWARQLLSRWGVVFRDLLLRENSTPPWGDLVRVYRRMEARGEIRGGRFVAAVGGEQYALPGIVESLRRFRDKELSREWFVVSAADPLNLAGILTDEPRVPSIHTYTLAVRDGRLIASRQAGELRWHDEIPPDEVAEISRRLRRSV from the coding sequence ATGTTGCAAGCTGCCGTCGAAACGCCCGGCCTGCTCCCCTTCGATCCCTTGGTGCGCGATTGGTTTGCGCGCCGTTTTGGCCAACCGACCGAGCCGCAGCGATTGGGCTGGGCCGAGATTATCGCTGGCCGTCACACGCTGATCGCGGCGCCGACCGGTTCTGGAAAGACGCTGGCCGCGTTTCTCGCCTCGATCGATCAACTCATCCGCGCATCGCGGCGCGGCGTGCTGCCCGAGACGACCCAAGTGGTTTATGTCTCGCCACTCAAGGCGCTGAGCAACGACATCCATCGCAACCTCGACGTCCCGCTGTCGGGCATTCGTGAATTGGCGGCACAGGCGGATGAACCGCTTGCGGAGATTCGCGCCGCCGTGCGGACTGGCGACACGCCGTCGTCCGAGCGGCAGAAGATGCTGCGCCGTCCGCCGCAAATTCTGGTCACTACGCCCGAGTCGTTGTACCTGTTGCTCACGTCGGCCAAGGGGCGCGAGATGCTCCGCGACGTGCGCACCGTGATTGTCGACGAGATTCATGCCTTAGCGCGGGACAAACGCGGCTCGCACCTGACGTTGTCGCTGGAGCGACTGGAACATTGGGTGGGACGGCCAATTCAGCGCATTGGCCTGTCGGCAACGCAGCGCCCGATGGAAGACATCGCGCGGTTCCTGGTCGGCACGCGCGATGTTCAAGCTGGGATCGCGGATTGCGCGATTATCGATGTTGGCCACGTGCGCGAACTTGATCTTACGGTGCAAGCCCCCCCCAGCGAACTTGCGGCGGTCTGTTCGCATGAGCAGTGGGACGAGATCTACGCGCAACTTGCCGACTTGATTGCCAGTCATCGCAGTACGCTGGTCTTTGTGAACACCCGCCGGATGGCCGAACGGGTGGCGCATCGACTGATTCAAGAACTCGGCCCAGACGCCGTGGCCAGTCATCACGGCAGCCTGGCGCGCGAGACTCGTCTGTCGGCAGAGGAACGGCTAAAGAATGGCCAGCTCAAAGCGGTCGTGGCTACCGCCTCGCTGGAGCTTGGAATCGATGTTGGCTTTGTCGACCTGGTGTGTCAGGTTGGCACTCCCCGTTCCATTGCCACGCTGCTTCAGCGGGTTGGGCGTTCTGGCCACGCATTGGGTCTCGTGCCGAAGGGACGCCTGCTGCCGCTGACGCGCGACGAACTGTTGGAATGTTTGGCGCTGGTCCGCGCGGTGCGGCGCCGGCAGCTTGACCGGATCATCATTCCCCGCGCGCCGCTCGACGTGCTGGCGCAACAAATCGTGGCGATGACCGCCTGCGACGAATGGTCGGAAACGGAACTATTGGAAACCGTGCGCCGTGCGGCGCCCTATCGCGATTTAACGCCGGCCGCATTTGCGGATGTGCTCAACTTGCTCACCAACGGCATCAGCGGCGCACGGCACGGCGCCTATCTGCACCGCGACGAAATCAATGGCACGCTCAAGGCGCGGCGCGGCGCGCGGATTGCTGCGACTAGCTCCGGCGGAACGATCCCGGAGACCGGCGATTTTCGCGTCGTGACAGCGAACGACCGAACCTTTGTCGGCACGCTGAACGAAGACTTCGCGCTGGAGAGCCTGGCGGGCGACATCTTCCTATTGGGCAATCAATCGTGGCGCATCCTCTATGTGCGCGGCGGCGAAGTGACGGTCGAGGACGCGCATGGCGCGCCGGCGACCGTGCCGTTTTGGCTGGGAGAGGGCCCGGGACGCACCAATGAACTTTCGGCGGAGGTTGTGGCGCTGCGCGGCGAAGTCGCCGCGCGTGTGGCGCTCGCCGGCGGAATGGAGCCCGACCTGAGCGAGGCGGTGGAGTGGCTGCAAACGGAGTGCTGCGCGCCGGTCGAAGCGGCCCAGCAGGCCGCGCGCTATGTGGCCGCGCAGCAAGCGGCGCTGGGAGTGGTGCCGTCGCAACAGCAGATCGTTTTCGAACGCTTCTTCGACGAATCGGGCGGCATGCAGCTTGTGATCCATGCGCCGTTTGGCGCTCGCGTCAATCGGGCGTGGGGCCTGGCGATGCGCAAGCGCTTTTGCCGCAGTTTCGATTTCGAACTGCAAGCGGCGGCCGACGACAACGCGATCCTCTTGTCGATCGGGCCACAACATAGCTTCGCGATCGATGCCCTGTTCGGCATGTTGTCGCCGCGCAATGCCGAAGAGCTCTTGGTGCAAGCGCTATTGGCCGCACCGATGTTTCAAACCCGCTGGCGCTGGAATGTGACTTGCGCTTTGGCCGTGCTGCGGCAACGCGGCGGCAAGAAGATTCCCCCTTTCCTGCAGCGTTTCCGTTCCGACGATCTGCTGGCGTCGGTGTTTCCAGAAACCGTGGGCTGTCTGGAAAATCACTCGGGAGACATCGAGATACCCGATCATCCCCTCGTCCGGCAAACGCTCAACGATTGCCTGCATCAGGCAATGGACCTCGATACCTGGATCGGCGTGCTCGGCAGCCGCGAACAGGGCGGCATCGAGTTCATCGCGCGCGACACGCGCGAGCCCTCTCCGTTTGCGCATGAGATCCTAAACGCCAACCCCTACACGTTCCTCGACGACGCGCCGCTCGAAGAGCGCCGCGTGCGGGCGCTGACGTTACGCAGGTCGCTGTCGTTCGAAGCGCTCTCTGATCTGGGGCGGCTCGACCCGGAGGCGATTGATCTGGTGGTCGCAGAGGCGCAGCCGCAGGTCCGCGACGCCGATGAGTTGCACGACGCGCTGTTGACCTTGACAGCGCTCTCGATTGAAGACTTTCGGCATTGGAGCGGTTGGTTCGATCGACTCGTTGCGGCCGGGCGTGCCACGCTCGTCGAGCGCGCGGGGGAAGGTCCGCTGTGGGTCGCCGCCGAACGTTGGCCCGCGGTGTCCGCCATCTATCGCGGGGCGCAAGCCCGCCCCAGCGTGTCGCTACCGGCGCATCTCGATCGCGCCTGGGAGCGGACCGAGGCGCTCTCACTGCTGGTGCGCGGTCATATACAATCGTCCGGGCCAATCACCGTGGAAGCTCTGGCAGCGCGATTGGGCCTTTCGACAGCGGAGGTCGGCGCGGCGCTCGAGGCGCAGGAAGGTGAAGGCACGGTGATGCGCGGGCATTATCGCGCCAGCGCTGCTACAACCAACGACAACACCGGCGCAGTCGAGTGGTGCGATCGACGCCTGCTGGCGCGTATTCACCGGCTGACGCTCGACGGACTGCGGCGACAGATTCAACCGGTCGAGGCAATCGATTACCTGCGGTTCCTGGCGGCGCACCAGGGAATTCTCGGCGAACAGCGGCCGCTCGGTGTCGGCGGCCTGCGCTCGACAATCGAGCAATTGCAAGGCTATGAGATGCCGGCCGGTGTCTGGGAAACGCGCGCCTTGCCCGCGCGCGTGTCGGACTACGAACCGGCGCTGTTGGATCAATTGGCGATGTCCGGCATTCTGGCCTGGGGACGCCTGCGCACGCCACGCCGCGATCCGGAGGATGGTCCCAGTTCGGCGGGCATGACCCGCGCGGCTGGCATCACGCTGGCACAGCGCGAAGATCTGGCCTGGTTGATTCCGCCCGATCGCGCGAGCGACATGCCTCTGCGTGGCAACGCGCAAACCGTGCTGGAACTTTTGGAATCGCGCGGCGCGCTCTTCTATCACGAATTACGCTCGGCGGCCGACTTGCTGGAGGCTCATTTGGACGACGCCCTGCAAGAGCTAGCCGCCGCGGGCCTGGTCTCCGCCGACACCTTTGGCGCGGTGCGCTGGATTGCCACGCGTGACCGCGCCAGCCTAGACCGCAAGCGGCGTCACGCGCGCCGTCGCGGCGCGCTGGCGGCATCGCCCGCCACCTCGGGGCGCTGGTCCCGGTTTCCGGGCGTTTTCAAACCGCCGACCGAAGAAGAGCGCTTGAACCGCTGGGCGCGGCAACTGCTTTCTCGCTGGGGGGTGGTGTTCCGCGACCTGCTACTACGCGAAAACTCGACGCCCCCTTGGGGCGATCTGGTGCGCGTCTATCGGCGCATGGAAGCGCGGGGCGAAATTCGCGGTGGCCGATTTGTGGCGGCAGTCGGAGGGGAGCAATACGCGCTGCCGGGCATCGTGGAGTCGCTGCGCCGCTTCCGCGACAAAGAGCTAAGTCGTGAGTGGTTCGTTGTGTCGGCAGCCGATCCCTTGAATCTGGCGGGCATCCTGACCGACGAGCCGCGCGTCCCTTCGATCCATACTTACACACTGGCGGTGCGGGATGGGAGGCTGATCGCCTCGCGCCAAGCAGGTGAGCTGCGCTGGCACGACGAAATTCCGCCCGATGAAGTGGCGGAAATTAGCCGACGCCTGCGGCGCAGCGTTTGA
- a CDS encoding peptidylprolyl isomerase has translation MATASARHILVDSQEACDKLKTEIEAGADFAEVAKKHSKCPSGRQGGDLGSFRPGQMVPEFDRVVFKDEVGKVHGPVKTQFGYHLIEITNRSG, from the coding sequence ATGGCCACCGCCAGCGCACGTCATATATTAGTCGACAGCCAAGAAGCCTGCGACAAGCTGAAGACCGAGATCGAGGCCGGCGCCGACTTTGCCGAAGTGGCGAAGAAGCACTCCAAGTGTCCCTCCGGACGACAGGGGGGCGATCTCGGCAGCTTTCGGCCAGGGCAAATGGTGCCCGAATTCGACCGGGTGGTGTTCAAGGATGAAGTGGGCAAGGTCCACGGTCCGGTGAAGACGCAATTCGGGTATCATCTGATCGAGATCACCAACCGCAGCGGCTGA